In Primulina eburnea isolate SZY01 chromosome 5, ASM2296580v1, whole genome shotgun sequence, a single window of DNA contains:
- the LOC140832247 gene encoding cytochrome P450 98A2-like, protein MALPLLILAFLTVFVAYKLYRRFQFKLPPGPRPLPIVGNLYDFKPVLVRCFQDWSKVYGPIVSVFFGSQHSVIVHTPELAKQVLKDNDLQLAYRNRTRQIAKVSRNGMDLIWSDYGPHYVKVRKLCTLELFSMKRIDALRPIREDEVTAMIESIFKDCTENKGKPLVLREYLGMMAFLHITRLTFGKRFMDESGVVDEQGQELKEILHEGIRLSSRKSFFAEFIPLLRFLNKDNEALANVNARTDKFTKMIMEEHTLARQKTGNTKSHFVDALLTLQKEYELSEDTIISLLWDMISAGMDTTSITVEWAMAEMVRNPRVQHKIQEELDRVVGTDRIMTESDIANLPYLQCTIKECFRMHPPTPLMLPHKASTNVKIGGYDVPKGATVSVNVWALARDPSVWKDPLEFRPERFVEEDVDMKGTDFRLLPFGSGRRICPGAQLAIFLVSSMVGHMMHHFTWTPRPGMKPEDMDMMEQPGTVTYMRTPIQAIATPRLSDNLYKRVT, encoded by the exons ATGGCGCTACCACTTCTCATCCTCGCATTTCTCACCGTTTTCGTGGCCTACAAGCTCTACCGACGCTTCCAATTCAAGCTTCCTCCCGGCCCTCGCCCTCTCCCAATCGTTGGGAACCTGTACGACTTCAAGCCAGTTCTCGTACGCTGCTTCCAAGATTGGTCCAAAGTATACGGACCCATCGTCTCCGTGTTCTTCGGGTCGCAGCACAGCGTTATAGTGCACACCCCTGAGCTTGCAAAACAAGTTTTGAAAGATAATGATCTACAGCTGGCGTACAGGAACAGGACTAGGCAGATTGCGAAGGTCAGCAGAAATGGGATGGATTTGATTTGGTCAGATTATGGGCCTCACTATGTAAAAGTTAGGAAGCTGTGTACGCTTGAGCTTTTCTCGATGAAGAGGATTGATGCGTTGAGACCCATTAGAGAAGATGAGGTCACTGCCATGATTGAATCCATTTTCAAGGACTGTACTG AAAACAAGGGCAAACCTTTGGTGTTGCGCGAGTACTTGGGAATGATGGCGTTTCTTCACATAACGCGACTCACTTTCGGGAAAAGATTCATGGACGAAAGTGGTGTCGTTGATGAACAGGGACAAGAATTGAAGGAAATTCTTCACGAGGGGATTAGGTTGAGCTCAAGAAAATCTTTCTTCGCAGAGTTCATCCCTTTGTTACGGTTCTTGAACAAAGACAATGAGGCACTCGCGAACGTTAATGCTCGCACTGACAAATTTACAAAAATGATCATGGAAGAACACACTCTTGCACGACAGAAGACGGGGAATACCAAGAGTCATTTCGTCGATGCATTGCTAACGCTGCAAAAGGAATATGAACTTAGTGAAGACACCATTATCAGTCTCCTTTGG GATATGATCTCCGCTGGCATGGATACCACTTCTATCACCGTGGAATGGGCGATGGCCGAGATGGTTAGAAACCCGAGGGTTCAACACAAGATTCAGGAGGAGCTCGACCGTGTGGTTGGTACAGACCGTATCATGACGGAATCGGATATAGCCAATCTCCCTTACTTGCAATGCACGATAAAGGAATGCTTTAGGATGCACCCTCCAACGCCACTGATGCTCCCTCACAAGGCCAGTACCAATGTCAAGATCGGTGGCTATGATGTCCCGAAAGGAGCCACTGTTAGTGTCAACGTGTGGGCCCTTGCTAGGGATCCTTCAGTGTGGAAAGACCCTCTGGAGTTCAGACCCGAGCGGTTTGTTGAGGAGGATGTAGACATGAAGGGCACCGATTTTCGGCTACTTCCCTTCGGTTCGGGTAGGCGTATATGCCCTGGCGCGCAGCTAGCTATATTTTTGGTGAGCTCTATGGTAGGACATATGATGCACCATTTCACCTGGACTCCACGACCGGGAATGAAGCCTGAAGATATGGACATGATGGAGCAACCTGGGACTGTCACTTACATGAGAACTCCTATTCAAGCTATTGCCACACCAAGATTGTCTGATAATTTATACAAACGTGTGACATAG